The Solea solea chromosome 19, fSolSol10.1, whole genome shotgun sequence genome has a window encoding:
- the LOC131446440 gene encoding chemerin-like receptor 1 codes for MEVDYISYDDYTPDNETENTNTTVGVLNFNNSQSSLTHVLVVFNILITVVGLGGNSLVIWICGWKMKRTVINTWYVSLAISDFLFCAFLPLEVFYMITSHWPFGLLLCKITSSVLFLNMHSSVFLLVLISTDRCIMILFPVWSHNHRTVRKAFGVVVLMWLLSALLTLPSVIFKQTTVHGSVIQCYSDYMDHSRHKAVALTRFICGFLIPFLMIVCCCSVLGVKLRSLTIKSTKPYKVMVALIFSFFICCVPYHTFVLLELDLKNHRLHVLQAGLKVGATLAAANSFISPFLYVFVGNDFKQTLKRTLTSRIEEAMIEDFRTGLNHSRSKSMDIFQN; via the coding sequence ATGGAGGTGGATTATATTTCATACGATGATTACACTCCTGACAATGAAACTGAGAACACCAACACTACAGTTGGAGTACTGAATTTCAACAATTCCCAGTCTTCTTTGACACACGTCCTTGTGGTTTTCAATATCCTCATAACTGTTGTTGGCCTTGGAGGGAATTCACTGGTGATTTGGATCTGTGgctggaaaatgaaaagaacagTCATCAACACCTGGTATGTCAGTCTGGCCATTTCAGACTTTTTGTTCTGTGCATTTCTGCCACTGGAAGTATTCTACATGATAACTTCTCACTGGCCTTTTGGACTTCTCTTGTGCAAGATCACCTCCTCCGTCCTGTTCCTCAATATGCACAGCAGCGTGTTTCTGTTAGTTCTGATCAGCACCGATCGCTgtataatgattttatttccCGTTTGGTCACATAATCATCGGACTGTGCGAAAAGCGTTTGGAGTTGTCGTCCTCATGTGGCTCCTCTCCGCACTCCTAACGTTGCCCTCAGTGATCTTCAAACAAACCACGGTCCATGGCTCAGTCATTCAGTGCTACTCTGATTATATGGACCATTCTAGACACAAGGCAGTGGCTCTGACTCGATTCATCTGCGGGTTCCTGATTCCTTTCCTAATGattgtctgctgctgctctgtgcttGGTGTGAAGCTCAGAAGTTTGACCATCAAATCGACAAAGCCTTACAAAGTCATGGTGGCActcatcttttcatttttcatctgcTGTGTCCCCTACCATACCTTTGTTCTTTTGGAGTTAGACTTGAAGAACCACAGGCTGCATGTTCTCCAAGCTGGACTGAAGGTGGGAGCCACCCTGGCAGCAGCAAACAGCTTTATATCCCCATTTCTATACGTCTTTGTTGGTAACGACTTCAAACAAACCCTTAAGAGAACTTTGACATCCAGGATAGAGGAGGCAATGATAGAAGATTTTCGCACAGGTTTAAATCACTCAAGGTCTAAGTCAATGGACATCTTCCAGAATTAG
- the rnf185 gene encoding E3 ubiquitin-protein ligase RNF185 isoform X2 yields MATAAPPQASGSSAASDNPSPGSSSSAAADGGNQDSTFECNICLDTAKDAVISLCGHLFCWPCLHQWLETKPTRQVCPVCKAGISRDKVIPLYGRGSTGQQDPRERTPPRPQGQRPEPENRGGFQGFGFGDGGFQMSFGIGAFPFGIFATAFNINDGRPPPAPGTPQHTDEQFLSRLFLFVALGIMFWLLIA; encoded by the exons ATGGCCACCGCTGCGCCTCCTCAAGCCTCCGGCTCTTCTGCGGCCTCTGACAACCCGAGTCCCGGCTCCAGCAGCTCAGCTGCAGCCGACGGCGGCAACCAGGACAGCACCTTCGAGTGCAACATATGTCTGGACACTGCCAAGGACGCTGTGATCAGCTTGTGTGGACATCTGTTCTG TTGGCCATGTTTGCATCAG tggtTGGAGACCAAACCGACCAGACAagtgtgtccagtgtgtaaagcTGGCATCAGTCGAGACAAAGTTATCCCCTTGTATGGGAGGGGAAGCACAGGTCAACAAGACCCCAG AGAAAGAACACCTCCCCGACCACAAGGGCAACGGCCTGAACCAGAAAACCGTGGT ggATTTCAAGGGTTCGGCTTTGGAGACGGGGGTTTCCAAATGTCATTTGGAATTGGTGCCTTTCCGTTTGGTATTTTTGCTACAGCTTTCAACATCAATGATGGCAGACCTCCTCCAG CCCCTGGCACGCCACAGCACACAGATGAACAGTTTCTGTCTCGACTCTTCCTCTTTGTCGCTCTGGGGATTATGTTTTGGCTGCTGATTGCGTGA
- the rnf185 gene encoding E3 ubiquitin-protein ligase RNF185 isoform X1 — MATAAPPQASGSSAASDNPSPGSSSSAAADGGNQDSTFECNICLDTAKDAVISLCGHLFCWPCLHQWLETKPTRQVCPVCKAGISRDKVIPLYGRGSTGQQDPRERTPPRPQGQRPEPENRGGFQGFGFGDGGFQMSFGIGAFPFGIFATAFNINDGRPPPAAPGTPQHTDEQFLSRLFLFVALGIMFWLLIA; from the exons ATGGCCACCGCTGCGCCTCCTCAAGCCTCCGGCTCTTCTGCGGCCTCTGACAACCCGAGTCCCGGCTCCAGCAGCTCAGCTGCAGCCGACGGCGGCAACCAGGACAGCACCTTCGAGTGCAACATATGTCTGGACACTGCCAAGGACGCTGTGATCAGCTTGTGTGGACATCTGTTCTG TTGGCCATGTTTGCATCAG tggtTGGAGACCAAACCGACCAGACAagtgtgtccagtgtgtaaagcTGGCATCAGTCGAGACAAAGTTATCCCCTTGTATGGGAGGGGAAGCACAGGTCAACAAGACCCCAG AGAAAGAACACCTCCCCGACCACAAGGGCAACGGCCTGAACCAGAAAACCGTGGT ggATTTCAAGGGTTCGGCTTTGGAGACGGGGGTTTCCAAATGTCATTTGGAATTGGTGCCTTTCCGTTTGGTATTTTTGCTACAGCTTTCAACATCAATGATGGCAGACCTCCTCCAG CAGCCCCTGGCACGCCACAGCACACAGATGAACAGTTTCTGTCTCGACTCTTCCTCTTTGTCGCTCTGGGGATTATGTTTTGGCTGCTGATTGCGTGA
- the LOC131446711 gene encoding uncharacterized protein LOC131446711 isoform X1, with protein sequence MDEKLILSVFNYPELYNVTLPNYRCTESRTNAWRNISIVLGLPSDECKRKWKNMRDRYLKEVRMEIKSKKQGEIVPSRWKYRQLMNFIAPFAGSRCGMLDLCGNDDDDHDHHDNESGSVEGESTSPETAKVPQSIMKGPVCQPDLKPQVSFVSQVPSMSQESQMVQFAAMAKLPSSPTISKTGRKRRLVQDSLSSPPSQNSQSPTKWLVKDNGTAFPTRPRDEDELFLLSFVPALKRLAPQKRCETKIKIQQIMYEAEFNIAKSECHEKHTEQETPD encoded by the exons ATGGACGAAAAGTTAATATTGTCTGTGTTTAATTACCCAGAGCTATATAATGTCACTTTACCGAATTACCGCTGCACAGAAAGTCGAACAAATGCCTGGCGAAACATCAGCATTGTGCTCGGACTCCCGT ctgACGAGTGcaaaagaaaatggaagaacATGAGGGACCGGTACTTGAAGGAAGTGCGGATGGAGATCAAAAGCAAAAAGCAAGGGGAGATTGTACCCAGCAGATGGAAGTACAGACAGCTTATGAACTTTATTGCACCCTTTGCTGGCTCGAGATGTGGAATGCTTGACCTGTGTGGCAACGATGACGACGACCATGACCATCATGACAACGAGTCTGGCAGTGTGGAGGGAGAATCCACATCACCTGAAACGGCCAAGGTGCCGCAGTCCATCATGAAGGGCCCCGTGTGTCAACCTGACCTCAAGCCTCAGGTCTCGTTTGTGTCGCAGGTCCCATCAATGTCTCAGGAGTCACAGATGGTGCAGTTTGCCGCTATGGCGAAGTTGCCGTCAAGCCCCACCATCAGCAAAACTGGACGAAAACGACGCCTGGTGCAAGATTCGCTTTCATCGCCGCCTTCTCAAAATTCTCAATCCCCAACAAAATGGCTAGTGAAAGACAATGGCACAGCATTTCCCACCAGGCCCCGAGATGAGGATGAACTGTTTTTGCTGAGCTTTGTCCCTGCTCTGAAGCGACTCGCTCCACAGAAAAGGTgtgagacaaaaataaagatCCAGCAGATTATGTATGAAGCAGAGTTCAACATTGCAAAGTCAGAATGCCACGAGAAACACACGGAGCAAGAAACACCGGACTAG
- the LOC131446711 gene encoding uncharacterized protein LOC131446711 isoform X2, with translation MRDRYLKEVRMEIKSKKQGEIVPSRWKYRQLMNFIAPFAGSRCGMLDLCGNDDDDHDHHDNESGSVEGESTSPETAKVPQSIMKGPVCQPDLKPQVSFVSQVPSMSQESQMVQFAAMAKLPSSPTISKTGRKRRLVQDSLSSPPSQNSQSPTKWLVKDNGTAFPTRPRDEDELFLLSFVPALKRLAPQKRCETKIKIQQIMYEAEFNIAKSECHEKHTEQETPD, from the coding sequence ATGAGGGACCGGTACTTGAAGGAAGTGCGGATGGAGATCAAAAGCAAAAAGCAAGGGGAGATTGTACCCAGCAGATGGAAGTACAGACAGCTTATGAACTTTATTGCACCCTTTGCTGGCTCGAGATGTGGAATGCTTGACCTGTGTGGCAACGATGACGACGACCATGACCATCATGACAACGAGTCTGGCAGTGTGGAGGGAGAATCCACATCACCTGAAACGGCCAAGGTGCCGCAGTCCATCATGAAGGGCCCCGTGTGTCAACCTGACCTCAAGCCTCAGGTCTCGTTTGTGTCGCAGGTCCCATCAATGTCTCAGGAGTCACAGATGGTGCAGTTTGCCGCTATGGCGAAGTTGCCGTCAAGCCCCACCATCAGCAAAACTGGACGAAAACGACGCCTGGTGCAAGATTCGCTTTCATCGCCGCCTTCTCAAAATTCTCAATCCCCAACAAAATGGCTAGTGAAAGACAATGGCACAGCATTTCCCACCAGGCCCCGAGATGAGGATGAACTGTTTTTGCTGAGCTTTGTCCCTGCTCTGAAGCGACTCGCTCCACAGAAAAGGTgtgagacaaaaataaagatCCAGCAGATTATGTATGAAGCAGAGTTCAACATTGCAAAGTCAGAATGCCACGAGAAACACACGGAGCAAGAAACACCGGACTAG